The DNA region CTTGATGAAACATACGCTCGTGAAGAGTTGAACGCAGTTGCAACTAAATTCAGTGAAGGATCCAATGTTGGAGTTCCGCTTGTATTAACATAAGCTTGATCCACGTGGATAATACACGCTTCTTGTTGAACTTCATTACATCCAGCTGCGCTTGGATCGTAAATCCAATTGCTTAAGGTTTCAACCTGTGCTTTAGATTTATTGGCGGAATTATACTTGAAAGTATATTGAACCCTTTTACTGTCTGCTTTAAATGCAGAACCACCAAATACTAAAACTAATCCTAGAGCGGCAGCCATTAGGCCTTTGCTCACTTTTTTTACTGTTGTATACATAATTTAAGGATGCTTTTTACTTTGAAAAAACAAGCGAAAAAGTTAGTTTAGGATTGGGCACCATGCCCACTGATTACATTAATTTTTTTATAATTTATTTTTCACTCTTTGCCGCTTAACCTCCTTTCTTTTTTGATGATTTTAATAAGACAACCTAGATTTATAGAAAACAAAAGCATATTGAAGTAAAGATGTCCTTCCCAACTCATCTTTGAGATGAAGCCACCGCAGCTGCATGGGGCGTTGGGAAAAACGTGGGTTAGGATTAGTGTGATATATATGCTAAATCCCAATATCAAAGATAAGGAAAGCCATAACCCCCATTTGTGTTTATTGAAAATCAGCAGCGCAGCAGCGGTTAGCTCAAGAATTGGAACTAGAAAAGTAAGTAACTGCTGTATTAAATAGGAAAAGGGCTGCTCTTTCATCTGGAGCTGGTAAAGCTTTAGATCTGCGAGCTTTGCAAAAACTGCATAAGACCACAGCAATGTGAGCAGCAATATTCCAACAGTATTTAGATGGGATACCAATCTATCATAGCTTATATGCGCCCATTTATTTGAATAACTATTTTCCATGTTTTAGTCTTTAAAAAAACCATCTGATTGTAGATTAAAGTTCGAAACAATAGAAATAATATTTACTACTCGAATTCGGCGATTTTTACTCTTTTTGCACCCCTTGGTAAAAGAAATAATCATACACCTATTTGTCTAATAATGCGATTGCCTGCCGTGTCATTTGCGATATTTCCTTTTTATTTTGAATAGATATTTTGATTCGATTGCGAGAAGGGAGGCCAGAATCTTATGAATGGGAAGATCGATTAATTCTGGATACTTGTGCTGAAAATAAAGAAATCTTGTTTCCGCATGTCTGATCCTTAGCATCTGTTCTCTCTGCTTAATTTCCCAATAATGTTCCTCATAGATTTCCAGAAGTATTATTAGAAATTGCGGATTTGATTTGGCAAGGTCACTCCATTGTGAGAGACTTATTGAATAGCCGGAACTGTCCTTTAAAAAATTTACATACTCATTTGTTTGACTGTAGGAAAAAAACGGCGTAGTCGGGAAAATAAACCCGCTCTGTAATATCCAGGATGTGTTTTCTTGCCCTTCGAAAATAAAATATCCTCTTGCCAGGCCCTCTTCTATAAAATAAAGTTCCGGGTATGAATGATCTGGTGTACTAAGAAGTAAACCTTTATTGAATGTCTTCGAAACAGAGATTTCGGCCAGTTGGCTTACGACAGGTTCGCTCGCATTTTGAAGACTTTGCAGTTTTTCGATTAGTCGTTTCATTTGAATAGGGTTTAAGTTAAGCTTTGGGATGTGTCAAATAGTAATTACACATCAGGAATTTTATTTTTGCCGAGAAGGAGTTCTAACTGTATGTTTAAATGCCAGGCTGTATATGATAGATTCAAGAGGTACGCATCAGGGAATAGTTTCATAAGGTTTGCATAATGCTTTTCGCTAATTGCTACCACAAAAGAATCCTCCAGAAACTCTACATAGAGTTCAAATCTTGATCTTGGCAAAACGTTTGGAAAATGGTACAGGAATTCGCCAGCATTATAAGTGCCGATAACGATTTCTTCGTCATTATCCTTATCGATTGCCATTAACCGTAAAGATCCGCTTTCAATCAGGGGATAAAAATTATAATCTTCTTTAGTCAGGAACACCGTGTGGCCATCCTTATATGCGGTCCTTTTGGCTATGGTTGAGATGTATGCTGTAAGTCCATGCGAGAGCGAGTGAAATGCATTTAGTTTCTGTGAGTAGTTTCCGACATTCATGATCTTTTTAGGGATAAAGAACGGTTATTTGAAAACTTTGTCAAGTTGCAGAAATTTTATGGTCTTGCAACCCCTCATCAAAGTCCTAGATTCGCAGTTTTCTCACAGCTCAATATCTTTCCTGGGCTAATGCAAGCATTTCACTGAGCTTTGCAATCACTTTCCTAACATCTTCACTAGCATGGTTATAATGAGCGTTCCTGGCACTTTTTTCAGATATTGAATCGCGTTCCACAGTGCTAAAGTGCCTGGCAATGTATTGGTGCGCAAATTTTGCTCTTTGCCAGATAATTATACCCGTCTCCATCTGAAGGTGGACGAAAAAAGCCAGTTGTTTAACGGAAAAAGAAACTTTATAGTTGGCGTTCATAATTCCAGCTTCCTCAACTTCATGATTTACAAATTCGATAGCCCTTAGTAAAAGGAGTTCTTCTCTAAGAAATTTTTTTATAGTGCGCTGAAGGTCTGGTTTTGTTTTAAACTGAAGCATTTGGGATTCTCTATATAAAACTCTTATCTCTTTCCGATAAAGACAGACAGCCGAGATTTTTTCACCCAAAGTTGTATTATTCTCAATCTCGCTTGAAATATACCGTTTGGCATAAAGAAATAAGTCCGGATGATTTATTCCAAAACCAATGAAAATTTTTATCACGCTAAACTCATCAACTGAATCAAGCATGATGACATCCTGATATATTTTGGAGCAGGATTTTTTCCAAAATTCCAGATCTTTAAAGCTGATTATCTGACTAAGATTTAAAACTTTTTTTATTACTTCCATCAGCTTTTTATCCAATTTCTTATTTTCTAGTTCACCAATGATCAAACTCAAACTATCCTCAATTTCTGAAGTCTCTGACTCAATCATCTTTATCGGAACCCGGCCTTTGTCGTTGAAAACCTGCGAGAAAACTTGTTTCATCCAGATAAGTATTTCTTCCATTTTGTCCAGCAGTGTGTCAATAGTGTTTATTATAATCTTATGGTACTGACCTTTTTCCCTGAGCGTTTTTTCGTTACTGGCCTTATCCATTAAAAGGGTTAAGTTCTGTTGGTGAAAATTGAAATATGCTTTTAACTTATCGTGGGTATTTAGTTCAACGGCCATATCCCTGAAAACTCTGGTCAGTCGGGAATGTTCTCTTTCCAGACTTTTTTTGGTATCTACTGCATAATTTTTTGCAAAAGTTTTTTTCGTTTGCAGGCTGGTCAGATGTTCCTCAAAAAAAATAAATTGGTAATTCATAGCTGATTTTTAGCACAATTTATGACTGAATTTAGCGCTCAAAGAGATTTTTACACCGAGGGCTTTGGTAGTTACACGGATAGTTTGATTATGCTGACAAACATATTCTCAAAAGTAAAATTTACCGAATTTGTCTCTGAAATATGTTTGTTAATAGCCTATTCAAATGGGGTTGATCAATTATGCAACTGATAGTTAACTTGATTTGGAGTACAAATTGGCACAACTTGCGAAAGTTCCTGTAGCGTTATCGCAGGTTCAATCAAACCACTTTTCACCTAAATCCTTTCTCTATGTTAATCCAAACTTCTGAACAGCTTTATTTAGAAATGACCGCAAAACTGCATGCTGTAAAACAAGAACCCATCAGTGACCTGACCAGATTTTCATCCTCGCTAGACATTATCGAAAAGTATATAACCCGTTTGAACGCATTGGTGAACCAATTGGGTTTCCCTTCCGAAATGGACGAGATTTTATTCTTTAAGGAAACCAAACCGAAATTTTATAGCTGTAAAATTTTGATTGTTGAGCAATTCAATATTCTATCAAATATTCCTATTGATACAGACGAGGCCATTAGAAGTTATTATGTTCGAGAAATAGATTTCTTGAGAAGATATTTTGAGCAAAATAAATTTCTTTACCAATATTATCTAAACAATCAAACTGCCATGGACCAAGAGTATTTTCTAATAAAAAACAAGCAGAATCTTCCGGCGTTGAAATACGACGAATTTGATACCAATGTAGATTATACTTTTGCAAAATTCCGTGCATATGAGCAGCTGCGCGAATTTTTGCTGACCAGGATTCGATTGATATATAATAACCCCGATTCTTCCCTTTATCACTTTCTGGCGAGAAATTCCCAGCTAAAATGGACTGACGACAAAATTAGCCTGGTTGAGCTCGCCTATGGAATATATTTTATGGGTTCTTTAAACAATGGAAAAGCTGACATCTCCCAAGTCGTGGATATTCTGGAGCGAAGCCTGAATATAGACCTGGGTGTTGCATACCGGAAATTCATTGATATATCCAGAAGGAAGAATAAAGGGTATACAGTTTATCTTGATGGTATGAGAAGTGCAATCAACGAACATATCATTGGTAAACAACGCTTCAGTTAAATTGCATCTCCTTATTTTTTTTAACAATTTCAACATAAAACTATATTTCCGGAAAGAAATTTCACAAAACGTTTGGTAGTGAAAGTATAACACAACTTTTAAAAAGTGTGAAAATTTTATTGCCACGATTTATAGAGATTTTGGCAAGTTCGAAAGTTTTACCAAGAGTTTATTCTGTTTTCTGACGATTTTAAGGCAAAATCGGTAAGCTGCAGCATTTCTATTCCGAAAATCAAAACAATTAAGCAACGTTAATGGAATTAAAAAATCGTACCCACTTTTTGGAAAGTGTCAAATGCTCGCAGCATACTTCCTGAATTTTGAGCCAACAAAAGAGTTGGTCTTTGACATTCAGGAATGAAACATTACCCATAACACTATGGGAATTTTGCGAAGCTTTGAGATCACGTCAAAAAGGTGAAAGCGCATTGGCAGACGAGAGTCCGGTTTGTAGAAACTGAGGTGAGTAGTTCCGAATTCATTAATATAGAGGCCATTCTTTAAGTCTCTATCATCAAGGGGCGATAAGCCCCTTTTTCATTTCTAAAATTCTCAAAACCTAATGTTATGTCAGCTTTTCTAAATGTAAATGAGATTAAAGAGAAAGTTTCTCTGTTGAGTCTATTAAAGAATTTGGGCTTCAGTCCGCAAAAGCAATCCGGTGGAGAACATTTTTTTCTCAGTATGCTCAGAGAAGAATATACAGCTTCCCTATGCGTAAATGATGATCTCGGAGTATGGTACGATCACGGCGGAGCCGGGGTTTCGGGAATTAGAAGTGGGAGCATAATTGATTTTGGACTTGCCTACTGGTATCCGTCCACTTTTCCGGAGGTGCTGAATAAGATCTTAGAATATTCAAAAGTCGAACTTGAAAAATCCTCGCAGTTGAACAATAGTGTTCCAGCCAGGTCACAACCCGTAAAAGTTCCTAATTATAGAATAGAGGCCATAAACGAGTCAATTAAAAAGGATGGGTTAAACGCTTATCTTAAATCTAGAGAGATTATTTCTGTTGCAAAGGATCATCTTTATGAACTGCATTATTCAGTTCTTGACAGTAAAAATAAACACAAGAATTTTTTTGCATCCGGCTGGCCCAATGAAAATGGCGGATGGGAGGTCAGAAATAAATATTTTAAGGGTTGTCTGGGTCATAAGGGGATGTCATTTCTACAGGGAGCCGCCGATAAGCTCTGCGTATTTGAAGGGTATTTCGACTTTTTGAGCTGGCTGGTTGATAACCCCAACGACCCATCTTCAGTACTTGTTTTAAATTCCTTGTCCTTTCTTCAGTCTGCAATGGTACGTGCAAAACAGTTCAGCGCCATTCAGGTATATTTTGATCATGATAAAGCCGGAGTTTCCGCTACTCAAGATTTTATAATCAATGTGAGCGGCAGCCAGGATTATTCGTTTAAATATGCCGGGTTTAAAGACTACAATGAGCACCTTGTTGCCAACAAGAAAAGCATTGAAAATTCGTTGGACTCTGGTTTATCATTGAACGTTAACAATGATTTTTCCAATGGACGTTGAAATATCCGTATATATAGATATGAGGATATTTGTTTATGTCACTAAACAAATATAACTGTAGGTGGCTATGTCTATAGCTAACTAGACCTATAGAAATATAGGCATCTATCACATAATACATCTATACGAATATCGAACTATAGAAATAAAAAGATTTAATTTGATTCGATGATGAGTTTCATCAATTTTAATCTGATTAACAAGGGCTTATTGATCTTACTGTCAGGATTTTTGCGCAATGGCGCGAGATGGCTTTCCAGAAATAAATCAAAGTCATTCACTTTTGTTGCCTGGTTTAGATAAACCGGCATTTCAGGTCGCTGGCAAGTCTTGAAAAACGCCTCTAATTCCGTTATTTCCATCAAGCAAAGTTAAGTGCCATTTCCTGTTTTTTGCCGGAATTCTTTTAACAATTATCTAAAAGCTTGTTTCTGAGTCCTATGGATTTAAGCTGCCACTTCTCGATGCCACCCGTCGTTTTTTATTCTGCAAGTTGTGTTTTTGTTGCACAAAAACCCTTTAACTTGCCCGCTTTTTTACCGGTGGTCGGCAGCGGGATGGAAAAAACTCGCAACTCGTTTTTCTTTTTTGAGGATCAAATCAATATTTTATGAGCGTTAAGCAGAAGAATGGAAGGCCGTTGATGGTTGAGGGCAAAAAAACAAAACATATTAAAGCCAGGGTAACCGAGGATGAATATACCATGGTCACAAATGAATGGGAATCCCTTTCGATGAAGGAAAGCGATTACCTGCGTTTGATGGTGTTGAAGCCTGGTTCGTTAAAGGTTAAGGTGAATGCACAGGAGGTGATACGGTTGCTTGATCAGTTGGGGGCTGAGCTGGGCCGGTCAGGAAACAATATCAACCAACTTGCAAGACATGCGAATTTTCTCAATAAGCGAGGAATGCTTAACGCAGAAATAGTAGTCAAGTTCAATGACCTTTTCTCAGAATACATATCCCTTTTCCGGGAAATTGAAAAAGAAACCAGGGCACTTTTGCGCCGGCTGAAGAGTTAGCGATGATCGTCAAGATATTACAGAAATCCAAAACGTTCAGCGCAGTCAGATACAATACCAATAAGGTTGAAAAGGATAAAGGCGAGCTTTTAAAAGTTTCGGGATTTGAAGCACTGTCCGGATTTTCGGAACTGAAACCTCAGGATTATATTAACTACCTATCCTCAGTTGCAGCATTGAATAAAAAGGTTGTGTATCCACAGTTTCATGCCATGATCTCTTCCAAGGGAAGGGCTGCTGACAAACAAAGCCTGTTGCTTCTGGCAGAAAAATGGTTATCTGGCATGGGCTATGGCAACCAGCCCTACATGCTCATATTTCATAAGGATACCGATAACAACCATATCCACATCGTCTCTTCCAGAGTGGACCTAAAGGGCAATAAAATATCTGATGCTTTTGAAAAGATTCGTGCATACCGAGTGCTTAACCGGTTGATTGGCCAGGATGAAAAGCAATTGGCAGCCGAAGCTGTCACCAAAGCGCTGCAGTATAAATTTTCAACAGCAGCACAGTATTTAATGATTTTAGAAGCTAAAGGGTATTCGGTCAAATTGGTAGGTGATGCTTATAACGTATCAAAATTCGGTGAGCTGGTTGCACAGATTGACATTTCAAAAATACAAAACAGCTTAGCCGCAATGGGCTTTTCTGGGGAGCGGAAACTTCAGCTGAGAAAGATCTTTGAAAAATACAAACCGTTAACCGATACTAAAATGTTCCCGGTAGTCGAAAAACATTCGGGCGGTGCACAAGGAAAAATATTAAGGTATTCCTCTGACTTAAGCGAGAGACTTTCTTCCGACTTCGGACTGGAATTTGTTTTTCATTTCAATGATGGCAAAAGTCCATACGGTTACACGATTCTGGACCATGCCAGGAAAAATGTTTTCAAGGGCGGGGAAATTATGGCGCTGGCCAAATTTGCAGAGGTTCTCTCCACAGTACCTCATCAGTCACTGCTGCCTTTAGAGTCTGGTGTTCCGATGCGACCCGGACATTTTCCTGAAGAAAATATGCTGCTGGAAATTTTACCGCTTTCCGGCTCCGGGGATCTGTACTCCGAATTTGCAGAGGGGAGTGATGCCGGTGATTTTTCATTTGGTTTCGATATCGCAGATGATATTGATGATGAGCAGATCAACGGCCGAAACCGCAGAAGACAAGGAAAGGCGAGGACGAACACACGATAAAAATATTTGATATGGTTATACTACTGGGCAACCAAAAAGGAGGTGCGGGCAAAAGCACGCTTTGCCTGCTCCTTGCATACTACCTTTCCACAATAAAAAAAGCGAAGGTGACCGTTCTGGATATGGATTATCAGGCATCAGTCTCCGGGAAGTTCGAGAAGGCAAAGATTCTGGAGAATGAACCTATTTACGAGGTTATCGCTTCGGACCTGAAATATTATCCTGCTTTACTTGAGCTGCTGACACAAAACATTCAAGAGTTCGTACTCATTGATTTACCGGGCAAAATGGATGATGATTTACTGATTCCCATTATTCGCTCCGCAGAACTCATAGTCTGCCCATTCAACTATGATGAATTTTCTGTGGACAGTACTGTTCTTTTTTCACTGGTCTGCAGGGAGATCAACAAGGACTCTCCAATTGTGTATGTGCCCAACCGGATCAAGAACACGGTGAAATATGAAACAAAAGAGGAGGTCGATAGGGCTTTGGCCAGGTTTGGAATGGTCTCCCCGGATATTTCGGACAGGATTGATTTTCAGCGTGTGGGAACAGTCCATGTTCCAGCGGCACTCATTCCTGTTTTCATGCCCGCCCTTGATTTTATCTTCAACGCCCATATGAAGGGAGGAGCTTCATCATGAGCGAGATCAAATCACTTGCCGAGCAGCTTAAATCCAAATTAGAGGAGCAAAAAGGTGTGCAGCTAATCGCTAGTGCTGAAAAACGGCCAGTTCAGAAAAAAAAAAGAGAGAAACCCGATGACAGCAATTCAGCCAATGAGGCTAAAAAGATATCAGCACTTCTTTCAGCGCTTCGCGAGTTCAATATGGATGGGCAGGAAAAAATTCTGATCCGTCTTGATAAGCGCACAGTTGCACAATTAAAGCAGCTCAAAGTCGCAACCAATATTGAAATGATCAGGGTAATTGCCTTCGCGCTGCAAGATTTCCTTAAGTCCCATCCCTGGCTAAACGACTACATTTCTCAAACCTTAAAACAAATGGCCCATGAGCTGGATTAATTTTTTAACAGTAATCTTTATCGTTTACCTTGTTTATTATTGCCTGAACCTACTCTTTGATCTTTTCCTTTCACCACGCATTCCCAATGGGGATATCTCAGAGGATGAACTGTTTTTCACCGAGACCCATACCCCCGAACTGATTACTGCTAACAGGACGATAGATCCGGTAAAAGAGGAGGCAGAAAAAGAAAAACCCATAGTCTTTTTTCCGAGCGGCCCTACCAATGCCAGTGGGGGCATCAGTTTAAAGCACCTTTTTTCCCTTGCAAAGAACAACCTTATCGAACACACACGCACAATACCCTATTAATCTTCCGATGAAGATTTTAAGAAACTTTCTAAAGGTGGCAATAATTGCCGTTTGTGTGATCATCTCCGTTTCCGCTGCTGCCCAGCCAGGTATCTCCGAATTCTATTCAGTCTCTTCCGAGGTTCATCGGTGGTATTTTTCGCTTTCCGATTTGGTACTGGTGATTGGCGCTATCTCCGGAATCCTTGGCGGACTGAGGGTTTACGTAAACTGGCAGACCGGAAAGCACCATATTGATGCCCAGGTGATGGGCTGGTTCTTTTCCTGCATCTTTCTGTCCGTTATGGGCATTTTTCTCCGGGGCCTCTTCGGGCTCTGACCACAAAAATTTAACTTTTTTCAATTTTTTTATATGACAATAAAACGCAAAAAACTTTTACTGGTGGCTATGCTATTGAGCATGGTGCAGACTGGCTTCTCGCAGACCGGCGGCGGCACTACAGGCATTAACGCTGCGACTTCTTCGCTGACCGCTTATGTGGACCCTGTTTCTACGCTGACCTTAGCCATTGGTGCCGTAGTTGGTATCATAGGCGGGGTTCGCGTTTATATCAAATGGAATTCCGGTGATCAGGATATCAATAAGGAGATCATGGGCTGGGGCGGATCCTGCCTATTTCTGGTGCTGGTATCAGTTGTCATCAAGGCATTCTTTGGCGTATAAAATTCATGCGCAAATATCCAGTTTACAAGGGGCTTCAAAAGCCCCTAGTTTATCGTGGCTTTAAGGGAAAGTTTATCGCATATGGTATCTGTACACTTAGCTTGGGATTGGTTCTAGGAGGATTGAGCGGAGCGCTCGTCAATATATACTTCGGGGGAATTGTAACCATTTTCTCTATCACCGGTGGCTTACTCTACACTTTCTCCAAACAGAAATCCGGTTTGCACGATAAGAAAAGATCCGGAAAAATACACATCCACCCAACTTATTTAAGAAGAGGTTATGGGAAAATCAGAATTTAAATTACCCTATGCCGGGATTGAGGAACTCAGCGGGTTGAACATTCTTTATGGCGAGGCTGGTGAGTTTTCTGTTGTTCTTTCCATTGAAAATCCAGTACTGATCTATTCTGCCGACCCGGCCGCATATCAGGCCTTTCATCTTTTGCTGCTGAACGTGATCAAGATCCTGGGAGAGGGTTATCTCATCCAGAAACAGGATATTTTTGCAAAAAAGAAGTTTTCAGGCAAATCTAAAACCGAGCCCCTGCAACAGAAGTATGATGAGCACTTTTTGGGGAGGGAATATATCGACCATTGCACATATCTTGTTATTACCCGTCAGGTTAAACGAAACGCAATGTACGTTTATGACAAGAAGGCCTTAATGGATTTTCTATCAAATATTACAAAGGTCAGCGAACTTCTTAAAGGTGCATCATTATCACCGGCTTTATTGGACCGGTCAACGCTAGAGCGCTACGTATCACGTATAGTGGCCATGAATTTCTCTTCTAACCATTTTTCGCTGAACAACTTCAGGCCAGGTGATAACGAAATTGGTATCGGTGCAAATTCGGTCAGGTGCATGAGTCTGGTCAACATCGATTCCATTGACATGCCGGAAACTATTGGTCCATTTTTATTGGCAAACGATGGAAAGGGGCTTGAGGAGTTTCCCCTGGATAATCTCTCCTTTCTTTCTTCTGTCCCTGAGATTGAGACCCTGATCTATAACCAGCTGTTGGAAATTCCGTCCCAAGGGATAACGCTGAATAAACTCAAGCTCAAACGCAAAAGACATTCTGGCGTTCCGGATCCAGCCAACCAGATGTGCGTAGAGGATATTGATAAACTTCTCATCGATGTGGCAAGGGAAAACCAGCTTCTGGCAAATGTACATTATTCAATCATCGTCTGTTCACCGGCAGCAAATATTGAGACCAGCTGCAACTATATCGAAGCAAATCTTTTTAAGCAGGGGATCATCCCATCAAAAAATGCTTATAATCAGATGGAGCTTTTTAGGTGCGCGCTGCCGGGAAATGGAGCGGAGCTTAAAAAGTATGATTGGTTTTTAACCACGGCCGATGCGGCACTTTGCTTATTCTATAAGGAAAGGCTGATGAGGGATGAACCTTCGAAATTTTTGATCCGGTTTACCGACCGCAGGGGAATCCCTGTTGGAATTGATCCCGCAGACCTGCCAATGGATAACGGAAGGATTACCAACCGCTCGAAGTTCGTATTGGGCAGTTCGGGAACCGGGAAATCCTTCTTTATGAATTCCCTGCTGGAACAGTATATGCTTTATAATTACGATGTGGTAATCGTAGACGTCGGGCATTCCTATTCTGGGCTTTGCAGCTACTTTGGCGGGAAATATTATACCTACACCGAGCAGAACCCGATTACCATGAATCCTTTTATGATCTCGGAAAAGGAATACAACCGGGAGAAAAAGGATTTCTTAAAAACCCTGCTTGGGTTATTGCTAAAGGGCGCTGACGGCACTGTTTCACAGGTTGAGGATACCGTTTTTTCAAATGTAATTTCAGCCTACTACGCTGATTTTTTTTCGGGTAACCAGAATGCCGGGCTATCTTTAAGTTTTGACTCTTTTTATTATTATTCCGTAGAAAAGATTGCCCGGATCAAGGAAAATGAAAAGGTGTCCTTTGATCTGGATGAGTACCGGTATGTGCTCCGCAAATTCTGCATTGGCGGAGAATATGGCAGACTGCTTAATGAAAATACGAGTGCCTCCAATTTCTCCGAACGTTTTATTGTCTACGAAATCGATTCCATTAAGGAAAACAAGGTGCTTTTTCCAATCGTTACCCTGGTGATAATGGATCTGGTTCTGCAAAAAATGAGACACCGTACAGGGCAGAGAAAAGCGCTCATTTTGGAAGAGGCTTGGGTGCGACGAGAAGTTGCATAAGTGATTGTCTGGCAATGTGACCAGACCTGCTGTTTCGTCAGCAGTAACCTATCGGCACATGCATTATTGGTAACGGTTTTGTATGAAGCTGCCGAGTAAAAAAGCCCTTTCGGATGAAGGAGCATAAGCCGTGAGGCTTAGCAACAATCTTTAGTATCATAAGGTTGGGGCTCAAGGTTGAATGGTATGGCTAACATAAGTGAACTGTCGATTGAACCATCGTAACTTCGCACTAGCCAAAGATACTGATAGGCTATAACCCAAAAGGGAAGCAGTCGGTTATCCCAGTCCAAGCATGGGATACACGAACATTAGCACTGCCGGTGGATAGACAGAGCCTAACCCATTCATTTGTCACTTATGTAGAACTCGGTAAGCCTGTACCGTTCCTGTTTTAATCAGGAAAGCGAACCGCAAGGGAAGCCGATAGCGGTGCGGGTATAAGAACGCGG from Pedobacter endophyticus includes:
- a CDS encoding TraG family conjugative transposon ATPase, yielding MGKSEFKLPYAGIEELSGLNILYGEAGEFSVVLSIENPVLIYSADPAAYQAFHLLLLNVIKILGEGYLIQKQDIFAKKKFSGKSKTEPLQQKYDEHFLGREYIDHCTYLVITRQVKRNAMYVYDKKALMDFLSNITKVSELLKGASLSPALLDRSTLERYVSRIVAMNFSSNHFSLNNFRPGDNEIGIGANSVRCMSLVNIDSIDMPETIGPFLLANDGKGLEEFPLDNLSFLSSVPEIETLIYNQLLEIPSQGITLNKLKLKRKRHSGVPDPANQMCVEDIDKLLIDVARENQLLANVHYSIIVCSPAANIETSCNYIEANLFKQGIIPSKNAYNQMELFRCALPGNGAELKKYDWFLTTADAALCLFYKERLMRDEPSKFLIRFTDRRGIPVGIDPADLPMDNGRITNRSKFVLGSSGTGKSFFMNSLLEQYMLYNYDVVIVDVGHSYSGLCSYFGGKYYTYTEQNPITMNPFMISEKEYNREKKDFLKTLLGLLLKGADGTVSQVEDTVFSNVISAYYADFFSGNQNAGLSLSFDSFYYYSVEKIARIKENEKVSFDLDEYRYVLRKFCIGGEYGRLLNENTSASNFSERFIVYEIDSIKENKVLFPIVTLVIMDLVLQKMRHRTGQRKALILEEAWVRREVA